One window of Chryseobacterium indologenes genomic DNA carries:
- the ligD gene encoding DNA ligase D, producing MLAKLSEEAFNDKDWIFEIKWDGYRAIADLSHDVPLFYSRNGISFLSKFEKIALEFEKQKHHMILDGEVVAYDEHGKPNFQFLQQIGDNPDAALVYHVFDLLWLNGHSTEDLPFIQRKELLKEALTETDRIKYCDHIPEKGIEFFAQMRKMQLEGMIAKRAESHYIENHRTNDWLKIKFSNTEEVIICGLTEPRGSRKSFGALILGKYLNGKLTYCGHTGTGFNNASLKELYQKLQKLVVKASPFEIIPKTNMPVTWTRPELVCEIKYSEITRDGIFRHPVFIGIREDKDLKEIKDSSFTEKPKEMKTKTSSKKTEVSEKEKEITLDKHLVKLTNQDKIYFPKDDITKGDVINYYQSVATYILPHLKNRPLSLNRFPNGIEEQSFYQKDAGDHIPDWIKTTQVYSESNDKNIDYIYCNDKATLAYLNNLGCIDLNPWNSSLPDLEHPDYLVLDLDPSSKNTFDEVIETALQVNEVLKTIKIKGYCKTSGSTGIHIYIPMGSHYDFDQVKDFAHILMKQVNERLPEITTLERSLQKRDNKKIYLDYLQNRTGQTLASAYSLRPKQGASVSMPLDWDELKPGLRPTDFNINNALDRIKEKGDLFKPVLGKGIDMMKALELLQNID from the coding sequence ATGCTGGCCAAGCTTTCCGAAGAAGCCTTCAATGATAAAGACTGGATTTTTGAAATAAAATGGGACGGCTACAGAGCTATTGCCGACTTAAGTCACGACGTTCCTCTCTTCTATTCCCGAAACGGAATTTCATTTTTATCCAAATTTGAAAAAATAGCACTGGAGTTCGAAAAACAGAAACATCACATGATTCTGGATGGTGAAGTGGTAGCGTATGACGAACATGGAAAGCCTAATTTTCAGTTTTTGCAGCAAATCGGGGATAATCCCGATGCCGCTCTTGTTTATCATGTTTTTGACCTTCTATGGCTGAATGGTCATTCTACAGAAGATCTTCCTTTTATCCAACGAAAGGAACTTTTAAAAGAGGCGCTGACAGAAACGGATCGCATTAAATACTGTGATCATATTCCGGAAAAAGGTATTGAGTTTTTTGCACAAATGAGAAAAATGCAATTGGAAGGGATGATTGCAAAACGGGCAGAAAGTCACTATATCGAAAATCACAGAACCAATGACTGGCTTAAAATCAAATTTTCCAACACAGAAGAGGTTATTATTTGTGGCCTCACAGAACCCAGAGGTTCAAGAAAAAGTTTTGGGGCTTTAATTTTAGGAAAATATCTAAATGGAAAGCTTACTTACTGCGGACATACAGGAACAGGTTTTAATAACGCTTCTTTAAAAGAGCTTTACCAAAAACTTCAGAAACTGGTTGTGAAAGCATCTCCATTCGAGATTATTCCCAAAACCAATATGCCGGTAACATGGACAAGGCCTGAACTGGTCTGTGAGATCAAATATTCTGAAATTACACGAGACGGAATCTTCAGACATCCTGTTTTTATAGGAATAAGAGAAGACAAAGATCTTAAAGAGATCAAAGATTCATCCTTCACCGAAAAACCTAAAGAAATGAAAACAAAAACATCATCAAAAAAAACAGAAGTTTCCGAGAAAGAAAAAGAGATCACTTTGGACAAACATTTGGTAAAACTGACAAATCAGGATAAAATCTATTTCCCAAAAGATGACATTACTAAAGGAGACGTTATTAATTACTATCAATCGGTAGCGACTTATATCCTGCCTCATTTAAAAAACCGACCGCTTTCTCTAAACCGTTTTCCGAATGGAATTGAAGAACAGAGTTTTTATCAGAAAGATGCCGGAGATCATATTCCGGACTGGATAAAAACCACACAGGTATATTCTGAATCCAATGATAAAAACATCGACTATATTTATTGTAATGACAAAGCAACTTTAGCCTACCTGAATAATTTAGGATGTATAGACCTAAACCCCTGGAACAGTTCTTTACCGGATCTTGAGCATCCTGATTACTTGGTTTTAGACCTGGACCCTTCTTCCAAAAACACATTTGATGAGGTGATTGAAACAGCACTTCAGGTGAATGAGGTTTTAAAAACAATTAAAATAAAAGGCTACTGTAAAACTTCCGGAAGTACGGGAATTCATATCTATATTCCCATGGGATCTCATTACGATTTTGACCAGGTAAAAGATTTCGCCCATATTCTTATGAAACAAGTGAATGAAAGACTTCCTGAGATTACTACTTTAGAGCGAAGTCTTCAGAAAAGAGATAACAAAAAAATCTATCTCGATTATCTTCAAAACAGGACGGGACAAACTCTAGCAAGTGCCTACAGTCTGAGACCTAAACAGGGTGCATCAGTTTCAATGCCATTGGATTGGGATGAATTAAAACCCGGACTGAGACCTACGGATTTTAATATTAATAATGCTTTGGACAGGATCAAAGAGAAAGGAGATTTGTTTAAGCCGGTTCTGGGTAAGGGAATTGATATGATGAAGGCTTTGGAATTGCTACAAAATATTGATTAA
- a CDS encoding mechanosensitive ion channel family protein — protein MDDLELNKIQQHWDTLISSAISWAPRIFTAVISALLIYLIGSWMIRMIKKLIEKGFKKRNMEASLQHFLLNIINWGLNILLFIVVVTQLGVQTSAFVAMIGAAGLAVGLALQGSLTNFAGGILILLLKPFKIGDFISTNSGVSGTVQAIDIFHTKLVTPQNQLIVIPNGVVSNNSITNFTHLGTRRTSLDIGVAYDADLKQTKDILMNVIKNNQYALETPAPQVVVTELGESAVNLSIRVSTSTENFWAMNEELIIGCKEALDKAGIGIPFPQRDIHVYNK, from the coding sequence ATGGACGATTTAGAATTGAACAAGATTCAACAACACTGGGACACATTAATTTCTTCAGCAATTTCATGGGCGCCGAGAATTTTTACCGCAGTTATTTCTGCATTATTGATTTATCTGATTGGATCATGGATGATAAGAATGATTAAAAAACTGATTGAGAAAGGTTTCAAAAAACGTAATATGGAAGCTTCTCTGCAGCATTTTCTGCTGAATATTATCAACTGGGGACTTAATATTCTGTTGTTTATTGTTGTTGTAACTCAGCTGGGAGTGCAGACCTCTGCATTTGTTGCCATGATTGGTGCAGCAGGTTTGGCGGTAGGTTTAGCTTTACAAGGCTCCCTGACGAATTTTGCAGGAGGAATTTTAATTTTATTATTAAAGCCTTTTAAAATTGGTGACTTTATTTCTACGAATTCTGGAGTTTCAGGGACTGTGCAGGCAATAGATATTTTCCATACAAAACTAGTTACCCCACAAAACCAATTGATCGTTATTCCTAACGGTGTTGTTTCAAACAACAGTATTACCAATTTTACCCATCTGGGAACAAGAAGAACATCATTGGATATTGGAGTTGCTTATGATGCGGATCTAAAGCAGACCAAAGATATTTTAATGAATGTTATTAAAAATAATCAATATGCTCTTGAAACACCAGCACCGCAAGTTGTAGTGACTGAGCTTGGAGAAAGCGCTGTCAATTTATCCATAAGAGTAAGCACTTCTACAGAGAATTTCTGGGCGATGAACGAAGAACTTATTATAGGCTGTAAAGAAGCTCTTGATAAAGCAGGAATCGGAATTCCTTTTCCGCAAAGAGATATTCACGTTTATAATAAATAA
- a CDS encoding SDR family NAD(P)-dependent oxidoreductase → MNQNTNKTVLILGANSDVAKQCIKQYIEKGFAVITASRNTKSLEDFIKSNDLDSSKVSVLYFDAADFDSHQKFYSELPMKPHIVVYAAGYLVDNQKALTDFKGAKQMMEVNYMGGVSILSIIAMDKDNKNLERIIGLSSLSGVRGRKSNFVYGSTKAAFTQFLAGLRQELASRKIIVNALVIGYIRTKINEGLELNESLIMEPDYVAKYIVNAGNSFTIVPNFKWKIIYHILRLLPESLAAKLP, encoded by the coding sequence ATGAATCAAAACACAAACAAAACGGTTCTTATTCTGGGAGCAAATTCAGATGTAGCAAAACAATGTATAAAGCAATATATTGAAAAAGGTTTTGCGGTGATTACAGCCTCCAGAAATACAAAATCTCTGGAAGATTTTATTAAGTCAAATGATCTGGACTCTTCAAAAGTTTCTGTTTTATATTTTGATGCCGCAGATTTTGATTCACATCAGAAATTCTATTCTGAACTTCCCATGAAACCTCATATTGTAGTATATGCTGCAGGTTACTTAGTTGATAATCAAAAAGCATTGACCGATTTTAAAGGTGCCAAGCAAATGATGGAAGTGAATTATATGGGGGGAGTATCTATCCTGAGTATCATTGCAATGGATAAAGACAACAAAAACCTGGAAAGAATAATTGGTCTTTCTTCACTGTCCGGAGTGAGAGGAAGAAAAAGTAATTTTGTTTACGGTAGTACAAAAGCTGCATTTACTCAATTTCTGGCCGGGTTGAGGCAGGAATTAGCTTCCCGAAAAATCATTGTAAATGCTTTGGTTATTGGCTATATCAGAACAAAGATTAATGAAGGATTAGAATTGAATGAATCCTTGATCATGGAACCGGACTATGTGGCAAAATACATTGTCAATGCAGGAAATTCCTTTACCATTGTTCCGAATTTCAAATGGAAAATTATTTACCATATTCTTAGACTTTTACCGGAAAGTCTGGCTGCAAAACTACCATAA
- the yajC gene encoding preprotein translocase subunit YajC: MLTLFLQAAGGSSPMMLIMMGVMFVGFYFLMIRPQMRKQKQEKNFQENLKVGTRVVLTSGLHGRIAQVQDDGFVIETLSGKLKFEKAAVSREMTESRFGDKTKSADKADDKKETATEEKK; the protein is encoded by the coding sequence ATGTTGACACTATTTTTACAGGCAGCAGGCGGGTCTTCACCTATGATGCTGATCATGATGGGGGTGATGTTTGTAGGATTTTATTTCCTGATGATAAGACCTCAAATGAGAAAGCAAAAGCAAGAGAAAAACTTTCAGGAAAACCTTAAAGTAGGAACAAGAGTAGTTCTTACCTCAGGTCTTCACGGAAGAATTGCTCAGGTGCAGGATGATGGTTTTGTTATTGAAACATTATCAGGAAAACTGAAATTCGAAAAAGCAGCAGTTTCCAGAGAAATGACAGAATCTCGTTTTGGAGATAAAACAAAATCTGCAGATAAAGCAGATGACAAAAAAGAAACAGCAACTGAAGAAAAGAAATAA
- a CDS encoding DUF1573 domain-containing protein, protein MKKTLSIIALSIIGFGLVSCKKENKETQSTETATTDSAAVAAPVTTDSSAAPVTGESAAPVSNEPSTSVALSENSFDFGKIKKGDKVQHVYEITNTGKNPLIISEVKPGCGCTAPDFTKEPIMPGKKGKVTLHFDSSSFDGNVQKYADVFANVEKAPIRLTFTANIQP, encoded by the coding sequence ATGAAAAAGACGTTATCAATTATCGCCTTGTCTATTATAGGCTTTGGGTTAGTTTCATGTAAAAAAGAAAACAAAGAAACTCAAAGTACTGAAACTGCAACTACTGATTCTGCAGCTGTTGCGGCTCCGGTAACCACAGATTCTTCGGCAGCACCTGTAACTGGTGAATCAGCTGCTCCGGTTTCTAACGAACCATCTACCTCTGTTGCTTTATCAGAAAACAGCTTCGATTTTGGAAAAATCAAAAAAGGAGACAAAGTACAGCACGTATATGAAATTACCAATACAGGTAAAAACCCTTTAATCATTTCTGAAGTTAAGCCAGGATGCGGATGTACAGCTCCTGATTTCACAAAAGAGCCGATTATGCCAGGTAAAAAAGGAAAAGTTACATTGCATTTTGATTCTTCAAGCTTTGACGGTAACGTTCAGAAGTATGCGGATGTTTTTGCAAACGTAGAAAAAGCGCCAATCAGATTAACATTCACAGCGAATATCCAACCATAA
- a CDS encoding transcription antitermination protein NusB produces MLGRRQIREKVVQTVYSYYQNPVKFDVLEKNMFAGIEKIYYLYIYQLNFLVALKELAEHQIEIGKNKYLKTDSDINPNQKFINNQVLLKLEENPERLFFTGQHKQLKWDMHDDLLVKTFQRITAGKRYQDFMKEDGYSFEEDQKFIGKLFLRYIAENEDFHDYLGDKELSWYDDIHIANSMVQKTIGFLREDEESRTLIKMIKDEEDKTFAAKLLKDTLNNWENNEKKLGERLENWDLERVSLMDKVILSTAIAELDNFAFTPSRVVINEYIEIAKVFATDRSNIFINGILDKYCKDQNRI; encoded by the coding sequence ATGTTAGGAAGACGACAAATCCGTGAAAAAGTAGTACAGACAGTGTATTCATACTACCAAAATCCTGTAAAATTTGATGTTTTAGAGAAAAACATGTTTGCTGGTATAGAAAAAATCTATTATCTATACATTTACCAGCTCAATTTTTTGGTAGCTCTTAAAGAATTGGCAGAACACCAGATCGAAATTGGGAAGAACAAATATCTTAAAACTGATTCTGACATTAATCCTAACCAAAAATTCATCAACAACCAGGTATTGCTTAAACTGGAAGAAAATCCTGAAAGATTGTTTTTTACAGGTCAGCATAAGCAGTTGAAATGGGATATGCATGATGATCTATTGGTAAAAACTTTCCAAAGAATTACTGCTGGAAAGCGTTATCAGGATTTCATGAAAGAAGATGGATACTCTTTTGAAGAAGATCAGAAGTTTATCGGAAAATTATTTTTAAGATATATTGCTGAAAATGAAGATTTTCATGATTATCTTGGAGATAAAGAACTTTCATGGTATGATGATATTCACATTGCCAACTCCATGGTACAAAAAACAATTGGTTTCCTGAGAGAAGATGAAGAAAGCAGAACTTTAATTAAAATGATTAAAGATGAAGAAGATAAAACTTTCGCTGCAAAACTGTTGAAAGATACTCTGAACAACTGGGAAAACAATGAAAAAAAACTGGGAGAAAGACTTGAAAACTGGGATCTGGAAAGAGTTTCTTTAATGGATAAAGTAATCTTGTCTACAGCGATTGCAGAACTGGATAATTTTGCTTTCACGCCTTCAAGAGTTGTTATTAATGAGTATATTGAAATTGCAAAAGTATTTGCTACAGACCGTTCCAATATCTTCATCAATGGTATTTTAGATAAATATTGTAAAGATCAAAATAGAATATAA
- a CDS encoding ABC transporter ATP-binding protein: MKALKTLNPYFWKHKILLFWGVLFIIASNFFNIYKVQFVGKSVDELTKNGNLGFNNQVLIYVGIIVGCSLLTGFFTFMMRQTIIVASRRIEYELKNKIYRHYQDLSLTDYKQTTIGDLMNRLSEDVVAVRMYLGPGVMYVANLIVLVVITAIYMVKTDASMTMWTLLPLPILSFAIYKVSSIINKKSKIMQKSQSAISTFVQDSFSGIRVVKFFAREKYIEKNYGIKVTDYQNKALDLAKTEAYFFTIILFVIGLLNVAIIWIGGTKYIAGELSIGKIADFFMYINTLIFPFSMVGWVTSVNQRAEASMQRINEFMDKKSEIINTNFENYPIKGDIEFRNVSYVYPNTGIKALDNLSFKVKAGESLAIMGKTGSGKSTIALLLCRLIDPSEGEILIDGKNLKDHNLSNYRNFIGYIPQESYLFSDSIENNIGFAIDHPSHEKVVEYSNIADVHKNIVEFKEQYKTLVGERGVMLSGGQKQRICIARALIKDPNIIIFDDSLSALDTETEQNILENIDKKISNATSIIITHRESSAQKADQIINLTEIANSVTA, encoded by the coding sequence ATGAAAGCGCTTAAAACCTTAAACCCCTATTTTTGGAAACACAAAATACTGCTGTTTTGGGGAGTACTATTTATTATTGCCAGTAATTTTTTCAATATATATAAGGTACAGTTTGTAGGAAAATCTGTGGATGAACTTACAAAAAACGGAAACCTTGGCTTTAACAATCAGGTTTTGATCTATGTTGGAATTATTGTAGGCTGTTCACTTCTGACCGGATTCTTCACTTTCATGATGAGGCAGACCATTATTGTAGCTTCCAGAAGAATAGAATATGAACTTAAAAATAAAATCTACAGACATTATCAGGATTTATCTTTAACGGATTATAAGCAGACAACCATTGGGGACTTAATGAACAGATTGAGTGAGGATGTTGTTGCGGTAAGAATGTATCTTGGTCCCGGCGTGATGTATGTTGCCAACCTGATCGTTCTGGTAGTGATCACGGCAATTTATATGGTAAAAACGGATGCATCCATGACGATGTGGACTTTGCTTCCACTTCCGATCTTGTCTTTTGCTATTTATAAGGTAAGTTCAATTATTAATAAAAAGTCGAAGATCATGCAGAAAAGCCAGTCTGCGATTTCAACTTTTGTTCAGGACAGTTTTTCAGGAATCCGCGTTGTAAAATTCTTTGCAAGAGAAAAGTACATTGAAAAAAACTACGGAATCAAAGTAACAGATTATCAGAATAAGGCATTGGATCTGGCAAAAACAGAAGCCTATTTCTTCACTATTATTCTCTTTGTAATCGGGCTGCTGAATGTGGCTATCATCTGGATTGGAGGGACTAAATATATTGCCGGAGAATTAAGCATCGGTAAAATTGCAGATTTCTTTATGTATATCAATACCCTGATCTTCCCTTTCTCTATGGTTGGTTGGGTAACATCTGTGAACCAGAGAGCTGAAGCATCCATGCAAAGAATCAATGAGTTCATGGATAAGAAATCTGAAATCATTAATACTAATTTCGAAAACTACCCTATCAAAGGAGATATTGAATTCAGGAATGTTTCTTATGTGTATCCTAATACGGGAATTAAAGCGCTGGATAACCTAAGCTTTAAAGTGAAAGCAGGAGAATCTTTGGCCATTATGGGTAAAACCGGAAGCGGAAAATCAACGATCGCTCTTCTTTTATGCCGATTGATAGATCCGAGTGAAGGAGAGATTCTGATTGACGGGAAAAACCTGAAAGATCATAATCTGAGCAACTACAGAAACTTCATTGGATATATTCCTCAGGAGAGCTATTTATTCTCTGATTCTATAGAAAATAATATAGGTTTTGCCATTGATCATCCTTCTCATGAGAAAGTGGTAGAATATTCAAATATTGCAGATGTTCACAAAAATATTGTAGAGTTTAAAGAGCAATATAAAACACTTGTAGGTGAACGCGGAGTTATGCTTTCGGGAGGACAAAAGCAAAGAATTTGCATTGCAAGAGCCTTAATTAAAGACCCCAATATTATCATTTTTGATGATTCATTGTCTGCTTTAGATACCGAAACGGAGCAGAATATTCTGGAAAATATCGATAAAAAAATAAGTAACGCTACTTCCATAATCATCACACACAGAGAGTCTAGCGCTCAAAAAGCCGATCAAATTATCAACCTTACGGAAATTGCCAATTCTGTAACTGCTTAG
- a CDS encoding DUF3276 family protein has translation MSEYKERHENEIFTKVLKAGRRTYFFDVRETKAGDYYLTITESKKNFGENGEATFEKHKIYLYKEDFKSFQEMFNESTDFIINEKGEDVISEKHDKDFKSKSFTIDSDDEV, from the coding sequence ATGAGTGAATACAAGGAACGCCATGAAAATGAGATTTTCACGAAGGTGTTAAAAGCAGGGAGAAGAACTTATTTCTTTGATGTGCGTGAGACGAAAGCAGGAGATTATTATCTTACAATCACTGAGAGTAAGAAAAATTTCGGAGAGAATGGGGAAGCTACATTCGAGAAGCATAAAATTTACCTTTATAAGGAAGATTTTAAGAGTTTTCAGGAGATGTTTAATGAGTCCACAGATTTCATCATTAATGAAAAAGGTGAGGATGTAATTTCAGAAAAACATGATAAAGACTTCAAAAGCAAATCATTCACAATTGATTCTGACGACGAAGTTTAA
- the bshB1 gene encoding bacillithiol biosynthesis deacetylase BshB1, translating to MKTDILAFGAHPDDVELGCGGTIAKMVSEGKKCVVVDLTRGELGTRGTDETRKAEAADAAKILGLSARENLGMKDGFLVNSEEYQMRIVKMIRKYRPEIVLANAIDDRHPDHAKGAKLVSDACFLSGLRKIETVEEGENQEVWRPKHVFHYIQWKDIKPEFVIDISEFLETKIASCMAYKTQFYDPASKEPETPITTKDFYESLTYRAQDLGRLSGVAYAEGFTSEKLISLKNFDGIVW from the coding sequence ATGAAAACTGATATACTTGCTTTTGGAGCACATCCTGATGATGTAGAACTGGGATGTGGAGGAACTATTGCTAAAATGGTTTCAGAGGGTAAAAAATGTGTTGTGGTAGATCTTACAAGAGGTGAGCTCGGAACTAGAGGTACAGATGAAACACGGAAGGCAGAAGCGGCGGATGCTGCTAAAATTTTGGGACTTTCAGCAAGAGAGAACCTTGGAATGAAAGATGGCTTTCTGGTAAACTCTGAAGAGTACCAAATGAGGATCGTAAAAATGATTCGCAAATACCGCCCGGAAATCGTGTTAGCTAATGCAATTGATGATAGACATCCAGATCATGCAAAAGGAGCGAAATTAGTATCGGATGCGTGCTTTTTGTCCGGGCTGAGAAAAATAGAAACTGTAGAAGAAGGCGAGAATCAGGAAGTGTGGAGACCTAAGCATGTTTTTCATTATATTCAATGGAAAGATATCAAACCGGAATTCGTTATTGATATTTCAGAATTCCTGGAGACAAAAATTGCATCCTGCATGGCCTATAAAACTCAGTTTTATGACCCGGCTTCTAAAGAACCAGAAACTCCGATTACAACAAAAGACTTTTATGAGAGCTTAACTTACCGTGCTCAGGATTTAGGGCGTTTATCGGGAGTTGCTTATGCTGAGGGATTTACGTCTGAGAAGTTAATTTCTTTGAAAAATTTTGATGGAATTGTTTGGTAG
- a CDS encoding tetratricopeptide repeat protein, with the protein MKDIMNMNVKKIAFGAAVVFFTGFASAQTLQDGINSIDSDKFAQAKTNFTEMIAKEPTAENYFYLGNTFLRQGEPDYAKAIESFNKGLAADSKSYLNKIGLAAVKLGKGDKNAVAEIQKVVTDSREKDAEVLFRAAEALTLFEKNSSPDLAIQFLTKAIEKAEKKGVPAHYYYTLGDAYRLKRMPGEAMSAYDKALPTAKNKASVYTRMATLWMAAQQWQQAKQNIDKAIGVDATYAPAYKALAGYDIRYQQNAKATQDLINYTKYADEDPYTQLEIAKLYFTNEDYANSKMVLDKIFDKIEDPIKFKLRAYNAYADKNYADAKQNMDTFVSQAEKTRVQPADQGLQGLIAAGLAKDEKDAAKKTALMTEAQQKVAIAKAAKDETMKWDLELANIAGGGGVSQSEVDKGPTNPTIEALKKQVAANNQDSDALFKLATAYQDIKNWNGAILTWQKMSALLPDWAPAYYSQGYSYQQAGNNDAAKMAYEKFISTVKPADQEANKQTLAYAYFAVAYMNKDTDLAKAKDYVAKSLQLDPTYQDAVKLNAEINK; encoded by the coding sequence ATGAAAGATATAATGAATATGAATGTAAAGAAGATTGCTTTTGGAGCAGCTGTGGTATTTTTTACTGGTTTTGCCTCTGCACAGACACTGCAGGATGGGATTAACAGTATAGACAGTGATAAATTTGCTCAGGCAAAAACGAATTTCACTGAAATGATCGCTAAAGAGCCTACAGCTGAAAACTACTTCTATTTGGGAAATACTTTCTTAAGACAGGGAGAGCCAGATTATGCTAAAGCAATTGAAAGCTTCAATAAAGGATTAGCTGCTGATTCAAAAAGCTATCTTAACAAAATCGGTTTGGCTGCTGTTAAATTAGGTAAAGGTGATAAAAACGCTGTTGCTGAAATTCAGAAAGTAGTAACCGATTCAAGAGAAAAAGATGCTGAAGTTCTGTTCAGAGCTGCAGAAGCTTTAACTTTATTTGAAAAGAATAGTTCACCTGATCTTGCTATCCAGTTTTTGACTAAAGCAATTGAAAAAGCAGAGAAAAAAGGTGTTCCTGCACATTATTATTATACGTTAGGAGATGCTTACAGACTAAAGAGAATGCCGGGAGAGGCTATGTCTGCTTATGATAAAGCATTACCTACTGCTAAAAATAAAGCTTCCGTTTACACAAGAATGGCAACTTTATGGATGGCTGCACAACAATGGCAGCAAGCTAAGCAGAATATCGATAAAGCTATCGGTGTAGATGCTACTTATGCTCCTGCATATAAAGCATTGGCTGGTTACGATATCAGATACCAACAGAATGCAAAGGCTACACAAGACCTTATCAACTATACAAAATATGCTGATGAAGATCCATATACTCAATTAGAAATTGCAAAACTATACTTCACAAACGAAGATTATGCAAACTCTAAAATGGTATTAGATAAGATTTTTGATAAAATTGAAGATCCTATCAAGTTCAAATTAAGAGCTTACAATGCATACGCAGATAAAAACTATGCGGATGCTAAGCAAAACATGGATACTTTCGTTTCTCAAGCTGAGAAAACAAGAGTACAGCCTGCTGACCAAGGTCTACAAGGACTTATTGCTGCAGGTTTAGCAAAAGATGAAAAAGATGCTGCTAAAAAAACTGCTTTAATGACGGAGGCTCAGCAGAAAGTTGCTATTGCAAAAGCTGCTAAAGACGAAACAATGAAGTGGGATCTTGAATTAGCTAACATCGCTGGTGGTGGAGGTGTTTCTCAGTCAGAAGTTGACAAAGGACCTACTAACCCAACTATTGAAGCATTGAAAAAGCAGGTTGCTGCGAATAATCAGGATTCTGATGCATTATTCAAGTTAGCAACAGCTTACCAGGATATTAAAAACTGGAACGGAGCAATCCTTACATGGCAAAAAATGTCAGCTCTACTTCCTGATTGGGCTCCTGCTTATTACAGCCAGGGGTATTCTTACCAACAGGCAGGAAACAATGATGCGGCAAAAATGGCTTACGAAAAATTCATCAGTACAGTAAAACCTGCTGATCAGGAAGCAAACAAGCAGACTCTTGCTTATGCATACTTTGCTGTAGCTTATATGAATAAAGATACTGATCTTGCAAAAGCTAAAGATTATGTAGCTAAATCTTTACAGTTAGATCCTACTTATCAGGATGCTGTAAAATTAAATGCAGAGATTAATAAGTAA
- a CDS encoding PstS family phosphate ABC transporter substrate-binding protein encodes MKNSFKLAVIFVLSMMLAGCKKEKNAPSYHKGDLTIFTDESFQSVTEALADGYMINYPETHIKVETKKEDLGLLDLLKGSAKVVVMSRNLTPEEIKTYEERTDLKFLPAKFAADAVVFVVPKDSPKESISMEEINSGLMSDKKEFIFDGTNSSNLNFVAEKFKKQPKDLQFSIIPGNQKIIEELGKYPNKIGVVGLNIFSRPYDKASEKLREMVKVLPVVEKGKLYNADFKGLSTMEYPFTRVLYFLINEGNFNIANGFIRFSCTHLGQKIVQKEGLQPYNIYKREVQMR; translated from the coding sequence ATGAAGAATAGTTTTAAGCTTGCAGTAATTTTTGTTTTAAGCATGATGCTTGCAGGCTGCAAAAAGGAGAAAAATGCTCCTTCCTATCACAAAGGTGATCTTACAATTTTTACTGACGAGTCCTTTCAAAGTGTCACAGAAGCATTAGCTGACGGGTATATGATCAATTACCCTGAAACCCACATCAAAGTAGAAACTAAAAAAGAAGATTTAGGACTTCTGGATCTTCTTAAAGGAAGTGCTAAAGTGGTGGTAATGTCCAGAAATCTTACCCCTGAAGAAATAAAAACATACGAAGAAAGAACAGATTTAAAGTTTCTTCCTGCTAAATTTGCTGCTGATGCAGTAGTCTTTGTTGTTCCTAAAGATTCTCCAAAAGAAAGTATTTCAATGGAGGAAATCAACAGCGGATTGATGTCTGATAAAAAAGAATTCATTTTCGATGGAACAAATTCAAGTAATCTGAATTTTGTTGCTGAAAAATTTAAAAAACAGCCGAAAGACCTTCAATTTTCCATTATTCCGGGAAATCAGAAGATCATAGAGGAATTAGGAAAATATCCCAATAAAATAGGGGTTGTAGGGCTTAATATTTTTAGCCGTCCTTATGATAAAGCTTCTGAGAAACTGAGAGAAATGGTGAAAGTTCTTCCTGTTGTAGAAAAGGGTAAGCTTTACAATGCAGATTTTAAGGGACTCAGTACAATGGAATATCCGTTTACACGAGTTCTTTATTTCTTGATTAACGAAGGTAATTTTAATATTGCCAATGGATTTATTAGATTTTCATGTACCCATTTAGGTCAGAAAATTGTTCAGAAAGAGGGTCTGCAGCCTTATAATATTTATAAGAGAGAAGTTCAGATGCGTTAA